One Halovivax ruber XH-70 genomic region harbors:
- a CDS encoding DUF7511 domain-containing protein, which translates to MSTAPDTEWPAVATDEPTDCFEHVIVDQPTGPDECAFVPPADASASESTVWIRATGDGFVDRERMR; encoded by the coding sequence ATGAGCACCGCACCCGACACCGAGTGGCCGGCGGTAGCCACCGATGAACCGACCGACTGCTTCGAGCACGTGATCGTCGACCAGCCGACCGGGCCCGACGAGTGTGCGTTCGTCCCGCCAGCGGACGCCTCAGCGTCGGAATCCACCGTCTGGATCCGCGCTACCGGCGACGGATTCGTCGACAGAGAGCGGATGCGATGA
- the alaS gene encoding alanine--tRNA ligase, whose protein sequence is MSDLEEEYRLEYFREEGFERVECVSCGNHFWTRDPEREVCGEPPCATYDFIGDPGFDEEFTLEEMREAFLSFFEDHDHERIEPYPVAANRWRDDVLLTQASIYDFQPLVTSGQTPPPANPLTISQPCIRMQDIDNVGKTGRHTMAFEMMAHHAFNAREDLDDPGQYAFEGEVYWKDRTVELCDELLDELGADITEVTYIEDPWVGGGNAGPAIEVIYKGLELATLVFMCMKQDPDGEYELKDGNTYSYMDTYVVDTGYGLERWTWMSQGTPTVYEAIYPEMIAFLKDNAGLSYTDEESDLVGQAARLSGNLDIDDVDDVEAARGDIAAELGVDVAELRDLVEPLEHIYAIADHSRTLAYMLGDGIVPSNVATGYLARMVLRRMKRLCDTVGVDAPLDELVDMQAERLGYENRDTIRDIVRTEVEKYRETLERGSRRVEDLAEEYAEREEPIPTDDLIELYDSHGIQPDTVAEIADDHGADVEVPDDFYALVASRHDEEVAATAQSGDEDRFADLPETEKRYYDDQERTQFEAVVLDVFEHDDGYDVVLDGTHFYPEGGGQPADRGTLSTDETTVDVTDVQEEGGVILHRTDDELGKGEFVTGRIDADRRRQLMAHHTATHIVGHAAREVLGEHIRQAGAQKGVDSSRLDVRHYDRLSREEVEAIERVANDLVTANVQVSQEWPHRNEAEAEHGFDLYQGGVPPGENIRLIHVAEDVQACGGTHVARTGDIGAIKIRSTERVQDGVERLVFAAGEAAIRATQETENALYEAAEILDVDPQDVPETAERFFEAWKDRGKRIDELEEQLATARAGNTDDATEVDVGEATAVVQRIDADVDELRATASAFVEEGQIAVLGSGTDSAQFVVAVPDGVGVNAGEVVGELAAQVGGGGGGPADFAQGGGPDVDALADALEAAPEILRQVRNA, encoded by the coding sequence ATGAGCGACCTCGAGGAGGAGTACCGTCTCGAGTACTTCAGGGAGGAGGGGTTCGAGCGTGTGGAGTGTGTCTCCTGTGGGAATCACTTCTGGACGCGTGATCCGGAGCGCGAGGTGTGTGGGGAGCCGCCGTGTGCGACGTACGACTTCATCGGCGATCCCGGCTTCGACGAGGAGTTCACCTTGGAGGAGATGCGAGAGGCCTTCCTCTCGTTCTTCGAAGACCACGACCACGAGCGCATCGAGCCGTACCCGGTCGCGGCGAACCGCTGGCGTGACGACGTCCTGCTCACCCAGGCGTCGATCTACGACTTCCAGCCGCTGGTCACGTCGGGCCAGACGCCGCCGCCGGCGAACCCGTTGACCATCTCGCAACCGTGTATCCGGATGCAGGACATCGATAACGTCGGCAAGACCGGCCGGCACACGATGGCCTTCGAGATGATGGCCCACCACGCGTTCAACGCCCGCGAGGATCTCGACGATCCCGGGCAGTACGCCTTCGAGGGCGAAGTCTACTGGAAGGACCGAACCGTCGAACTCTGCGACGAACTGCTCGACGAACTCGGCGCGGACATCACCGAGGTCACCTACATCGAGGACCCGTGGGTCGGCGGCGGCAACGCCGGTCCCGCGATCGAGGTCATCTACAAGGGCCTCGAACTCGCGACGCTGGTCTTCATGTGTATGAAGCAGGATCCCGACGGCGAGTACGAACTCAAGGACGGGAACACCTACTCCTACATGGACACCTACGTCGTCGACACCGGCTACGGCCTCGAACGCTGGACCTGGATGAGCCAGGGCACGCCGACGGTCTACGAGGCCATCTACCCGGAGATGATCGCGTTCCTGAAGGACAACGCCGGCCTCTCCTACACCGACGAGGAGTCCGATCTCGTCGGCCAGGCGGCCCGCCTCTCCGGAAATCTCGACATCGACGACGTCGACGACGTCGAGGCAGCCCGCGGCGACATCGCGGCGGAACTCGGCGTGGACGTCGCCGAACTGCGCGACCTCGTCGAGCCGCTAGAGCACATCTACGCCATCGCCGATCACTCACGCACGCTCGCGTACATGCTCGGCGACGGCATCGTCCCCTCGAACGTCGCGACGGGCTATCTCGCGCGGATGGTCCTGCGCCGGATGAAACGCCTCTGTGACACCGTCGGCGTCGACGCCCCGCTCGACGAACTCGTCGACATGCAGGCCGAACGCCTGGGCTACGAGAACCGCGACACGATCCGCGACATCGTGCGGACGGAAGTCGAGAAGTATCGCGAGACGTTAGAACGCGGGAGCCGCCGCGTCGAGGATCTGGCCGAGGAGTACGCCGAACGCGAGGAACCGATCCCGACGGACGACCTCATCGAGCTCTACGACTCCCACGGCATCCAGCCGGACACGGTCGCCGAGATCGCCGACGACCACGGCGCCGACGTCGAGGTTCCGGACGACTTCTACGCGCTCGTCGCCTCGCGACACGACGAGGAAGTCGCCGCCACCGCCCAGAGCGGCGACGAGGATCGGTTTGCGGACCTCCCCGAGACGGAAAAACGCTACTACGACGATCAGGAACGCACCCAGTTCGAGGCGGTCGTCCTCGACGTCTTCGAGCACGACGACGGCTACGACGTCGTCCTGGACGGGACGCACTTCTACCCCGAGGGTGGTGGCCAGCCCGCCGATAGGGGGACACTCTCGACCGATGAAACCACCGTCGACGTCACGGACGTCCAGGAGGAAGGCGGCGTGATCCTCCACCGGACCGACGACGAACTCGGCAAGGGTGAGTTCGTCACGGGCCGGATCGACGCCGACCGGCGGCGACAGCTCATGGCCCACCACACGGCGACACACATCGTCGGCCACGCGGCCCGCGAGGTGCTGGGCGAGCACATCCGCCAGGCCGGCGCCCAGAAGGGTGTCGACTCCTCCCGGCTCGACGTCCGCCACTACGACCGGCTCTCCCGCGAGGAGGTCGAGGCGATCGAACGCGTCGCGAACGACCTCGTCACGGCGAACGTCCAGGTCTCCCAGGAGTGGCCCCACCGCAACGAGGCCGAGGCCGAGCACGGCTTCGACCTCTATCAGGGCGGCGTGCCACCGGGCGAGAACATCCGCCTGATCCACGTCGCCGAGGACGTCCAGGCCTGCGGCGGCACCCACGTCGCTCGCACGGGCGACATCGGCGCGATCAAGATTCGCTCGACCGAGCGCGTCCAGGACGGCGTCGAGCGCCTCGTCTTCGCGGCGGGCGAGGCCGCCATCCGGGCCACCCAGGAGACCGAGAACGCCCTCTACGAGGCCGCCGAGATCCTGGACGTCGATCCGCAGGACGTTCCCGAGACGGCCGAGCGCTTCTTCGAGGCCTGGAAGGACCGCGGCAAGCGCATCGACGAACTCGAAGAACAGTTAGCGACGGCCCGGGCCGGCAACACCGACGACGCCACGGAGGTCGACGTCGGCGAGGCGACCGCGGTCGTCCAGCGCATCGACGCCGACGTCGACGAACTCCGCGCGACCGCGTCCGCGTTCGTCGAGGAGGGCCAGATCGCCGTCCTCGGTAGCGGCACGGACAGCGCCCAGTTCGTCGTCGCCGTTCCCGACGGCGTCGGCGTCAACGCCGGCGAGGTCGTCGGCGAACTCGCCGCACAGGTCGGCGGCGGTGGTGGCGGCCCCGCCGACTTCGCGCAGGGCGGCGGTCCCGACGTCGACGCGCTGGCGGACGCCCTCGAGGCCGCGCCGGAGATCCTCCGGCAGGTACGCAACGCCTGA
- the rnhB gene encoding ribonuclease HII, with the protein MVFGVDEAGKGPAIGPMIAVAVRVADRSHLPDGMADSKDLAPDRREDLAARLRAADDVAVGVCAITSDRIDDPETDMNGLAVAAHAGAIEAALADAGLDGAGTDDDPPAGICDACDTDADRFARRVTDACSPPIDVAAKHGADADDPLVGAASIVAKVERDARMADIAATYADAGYGDPGSGYPSDPKTRAFLEAHVDETGRLPDCARRSWATCRDVLADAQQSGLADFAGE; encoded by the coding sequence ATGGTCTTCGGCGTCGACGAGGCGGGGAAGGGGCCGGCTATCGGGCCGATGATCGCCGTGGCCGTCCGGGTGGCCGACCGCAGCCACCTCCCCGACGGGATGGCCGACTCGAAGGACCTCGCCCCGGACCGGCGCGAGGACTTGGCGGCGCGACTCCGGGCGGCCGACGACGTCGCCGTCGGCGTCTGTGCGATCACGTCGGACCGGATCGACGACCCGGAGACGGACATGAACGGACTCGCCGTCGCCGCCCACGCGGGAGCGATCGAGGCGGCGCTGGCCGACGCGGGCCTGGATGGCGCGGGAACCGACGACGATCCTCCCGCGGGCATCTGTGACGCCTGCGACACGGATGCGGACCGCTTCGCCCGGCGGGTGACCGACGCCTGTTCGCCCCCGATCGACGTCGCGGCCAAACACGGCGCCGACGCCGACGACCCGCTCGTCGGCGCGGCGAGCATCGTCGCGAAGGTCGAACGGGACGCCCGGATGGCCGACATCGCCGCCACCTACGCCGACGCCGGCTACGGGGATCCGGGTAGCGGCTACCCGAGTGATCCGAAGACACGGGCGTTCCTCGAAGCCCACGTGGACGAGACGGGCCGGCTCCCCGACTGTGCCCGCCGGTCGTGGGCGACCTGCCGTGACGTGCTCGCCGACGCCCAGCAGTCGGGCCTCGCCGACTTCGCTGGCGAGTGA
- a CDS encoding OsmC family protein, producing MTDDTPIAHGIDRETLEGFAEHAATDPDAVQLGLGASATYEGMAAHSLAKVDSYELGGETIARETREYTIPYGAWKEVLDAGGWIGATDRIEPVEAALSALAACLNVGISINAAANGVEIDSLRTHVRTDFDPAVLFSLADLHEAESVYENLTAEIEIDGPDVDAEQVDEWARRAPVYTLVSLAQDVEMDITTPAKVAGDD from the coding sequence ATGACTGACGACACACCCATTGCACACGGAATCGATCGCGAAACCCTCGAGGGGTTCGCCGAACACGCGGCCACAGATCCCGACGCGGTCCAGCTCGGTCTCGGAGCGTCGGCGACCTACGAGGGGATGGCCGCCCACAGCCTGGCGAAGGTGGACAGCTACGAACTCGGCGGCGAGACGATCGCCCGCGAGACGCGCGAGTACACCATCCCGTACGGAGCCTGGAAGGAGGTGCTGGACGCCGGCGGCTGGATTGGCGCGACGGATCGGATCGAGCCCGTCGAAGCCGCGCTGTCGGCGCTCGCCGCCTGTCTCAACGTCGGCATCTCGATCAACGCCGCCGCGAACGGCGTCGAGATCGACTCGCTGCGGACCCACGTTCGCACCGACTTCGACCCGGCGGTCCTCTTCAGCCTCGCGGACCTTCACGAGGCGGAGTCGGTCTACGAAAACCTGACCGCCGAGATCGAGATCGACGGCCCGGACGTCGACGCGGAGCAGGTCGACGAGTGGGCCCGACGCGCGCCCGTCTACACGCTCGTCTCGCTCGCTCAGGACGTCGAGATGGACATCACCACTCCCGCGAAGGTGGCGGGCGACGACTGA
- a CDS encoding helix-turn-helix transcriptional regulator, with translation MGGDTANHYHGDSPTGDVAYLVRSGHRVPALVAMTERPRSRSELCELTGVSASTMRRTIAAFEARSWVHKEGYQYVATRPGEVIAAEMERLLARVETERSVRAVWDWLPAAIGDLSIETWGELTVTAAEPDAPYRPVKRFETLLGRTSAVRFLRPEVALMEFCFDLLEDLLDDGVELTLIDRPACHAYFFSTYPEHAAAMVRRDNFTVLAHDDLPAYGVGLLDDRVIVSCYEAGSGTVQALIDTDDPAVREWARSTVERYAADARAVEPPRIAE, from the coding sequence ATGGGCGGGGATACCGCGAACCACTATCACGGCGATTCGCCGACCGGCGACGTCGCCTACCTGGTCCGTTCCGGCCACCGCGTTCCCGCGCTCGTCGCGATGACAGAGCGCCCGCGGAGCCGGTCGGAACTCTGCGAGCTGACGGGCGTGTCCGCCTCCACGATGCGGCGGACGATCGCCGCGTTCGAGGCCCGCAGCTGGGTCCACAAGGAGGGCTACCAGTACGTTGCGACCCGGCCGGGGGAAGTGATCGCGGCCGAGATGGAGCGGCTGCTGGCCCGGGTCGAAACCGAGCGCTCGGTGCGCGCCGTCTGGGACTGGCTCCCCGCGGCGATCGGCGACCTCTCGATCGAGACCTGGGGCGAACTGACCGTCACTGCCGCCGAGCCCGACGCCCCGTACCGCCCGGTAAAGCGGTTCGAAACGCTCCTCGGGCGGACGAGCGCGGTCCGATTCCTGCGACCCGAGGTCGCCCTCATGGAGTTCTGTTTCGACCTGCTTGAGGACTTGCTCGACGACGGCGTCGAGCTCACGCTGATCGACCGGCCGGCGTGTCACGCCTACTTCTTCTCGACGTACCCCGAACACGCCGCGGCGATGGTCCGGCGGGACAATTTCACGGTCCTCGCACACGACGACCTGCCGGCCTACGGCGTCGGGCTGCTCGACGACCGGGTGATCGTCAGCTGCTACGAGGCGGGCAGCGGGACGGTGCAGGCGCTGATCGACACCGACGACCCGGCGGTCCGCGAGTGGGCCCGGTCGACGGTCGAGCGATACGCGGCCGACGCCCGGGCCGTCGAACCCCCTCGGATCGCCGAGTAA
- the pepF gene encoding oligoendopeptidase F, producing MSDVPSREEVPAEHTWDLSRIFDSPDDWRDAYDDVADRLDELTAYEGETATDAATLLETLETRDDLMREVERVATYAQMRRDEDTSDQERQAMAARAESLVADAQSAASFVEPEVQELTTDEFESYVDEEPDLERYRQYVDDVLRMKPHTRSPEVEELLADFGEVTGTAGNVYSMLANADMTFPTVEDPDGEDVEITQSNFVNLLKRPDRDFRERVYEAYFEEWGDVRNTVSTAYAKSVTADVRMAEARNYETAREASLDDANVPVEVYDTLVDTVNDNLDALHRHAELKQAALDVDELRPWDLYMPLTGGEGPEIPYDEACEHVIEAVAPLGEDYQARLAEGLESRWVDVYENEGKRAGAYSGGTYDTEPFVLMNYQDDVASMYTLAHELGHSLHSDNTRTNQPYVYSNYELFVAEVASTVNEALLTEHLLETVEDPEFRVHILNEFLERVRSTLFRQTLFAEFEHRAHELEEAGEPLTADRFDELFGDLKARYYEPAVLDDHIAREWMRIPHFYRAFYVYQYSTGISAALALVDDIVADGDEAAADYLEFLRLGSREYPLDLLEIAGVDMRSPEPVERAIDRYADRLDELADIVD from the coding sequence ATGAGTGACGTTCCCTCACGTGAAGAGGTGCCGGCCGAACACACCTGGGATCTCTCCCGCATCTTCGACTCGCCCGACGACTGGCGCGACGCCTACGACGACGTCGCCGACCGCCTCGACGAACTGACCGCCTACGAGGGCGAGACGGCGACCGATGCCGCGACCCTTCTCGAGACGCTCGAGACCCGAGATGACCTCATGCGCGAGGTCGAGCGCGTCGCGACCTACGCGCAGATGCGCCGCGACGAGGACACGAGCGACCAGGAACGACAGGCGATGGCCGCGCGGGCCGAGTCGCTCGTCGCCGACGCCCAGTCGGCCGCCTCGTTCGTCGAACCGGAGGTACAGGAACTCACGACCGACGAGTTCGAATCCTACGTCGACGAGGAACCCGACCTGGAGCGATATCGGCAGTACGTCGACGACGTCCTCCGGATGAAGCCTCACACGCGGTCGCCGGAGGTCGAAGAACTACTCGCCGACTTTGGCGAGGTCACCGGGACCGCGGGCAACGTCTACTCGATGCTCGCGAACGCGGACATGACGTTCCCCACGGTCGAAGACCCGGACGGCGAGGACGTCGAGATCACGCAGAGCAACTTCGTCAACCTGCTCAAACGCCCCGACCGCGACTTCCGCGAACGCGTCTACGAGGCGTACTTCGAGGAGTGGGGCGACGTACGAAACACCGTCTCGACGGCCTACGCCAAGAGCGTCACCGCCGACGTCCGGATGGCCGAAGCCCGCAACTACGAGACGGCCCGCGAGGCCTCGCTCGACGACGCCAACGTCCCCGTCGAGGTCTACGATACGCTCGTCGACACCGTCAACGACAATCTCGACGCGCTGCACCGCCACGCCGAACTGAAACAGGCGGCACTCGACGTCGACGAGCTCCGCCCGTGGGACCTCTACATGCCGCTCACCGGCGGTGAAGGTCCGGAGATTCCCTACGACGAGGCCTGCGAGCACGTGATCGAGGCCGTCGCGCCGCTCGGCGAGGACTACCAGGCCCGACTCGCCGAGGGCCTCGAGTCGCGCTGGGTCGACGTCTACGAGAACGAGGGTAAACGCGCCGGCGCCTACTCCGGCGGCACGTACGACACCGAACCGTTCGTCCTGATGAACTACCAGGACGACGTCGCCTCGATGTACACGCTGGCGCACGAACTCGGCCACTCGCTGCACTCCGACAACACGCGGACGAACCAGCCGTACGTCTATTCGAACTACGAACTCTTCGTCGCCGAGGTCGCGAGCACGGTCAACGAGGCGCTCCTGACCGAGCACCTCCTGGAGACCGTCGAGGACCCCGAGTTCCGCGTTCACATCCTGAACGAGTTCTTAGAGCGTGTGCGCTCGACGCTCTTCCGCCAGACGCTGTTCGCCGAGTTCGAACACCGCGCCCACGAACTCGAGGAGGCCGGCGAACCGCTGACCGCCGACCGCTTCGACGAACTCTTCGGCGACCTCAAGGCCCGCTACTACGAGCCGGCCGTCCTCGACGACCACATCGCCCGCGAGTGGATGCGCATCCCGCACTTCTACCGCGCGTTCTACGTCTACCAGTACTCGACCGGCATCTCCGCCGCACTCGCGCTCGTCGACGACATCGTCGCGGACGGCGACGAGGCGGCCGCCGACTATCTCGAATTCCTCCGCCTCGGCTCCCGGGAGTACCCGCTCGACCTGCTCGAGATCGCCGGCGTCGACATGCGCTCGCCCGAACCCGTCGAACGGGCGATCGACCGCTACGCCGACCGGCTCGACGAACTGGCCGACATCGTCGACTGA
- a CDS encoding tRNA pseudouridine(54/55) synthase Pus10, with the protein MTLTDAAADLLAGGPVCDACLGRPFADRSFGLRNDERGRALRTTLALEADEPYEPVDPVECWVCEGYCGTFDALAEAVVETLDGVDFATYQVGTVVPPLVEENDRLLREDAGMEPDAGEPLKREVNREVGRRVGARTGAEVDFDRPDVLCIVDLSAFGPYAILEDGEAVTAHAVDRQINPAFVYGRYRKIERDIPQTEWPCRECGGSGTQLTDDGEEPCDYCGGSGYLYDTSIEETVRPHVVAAMDGREGTFHGAGREDVDARMLGTGRPFVLEVKHPHHRTPDVEALEAEINEAAAGAVEVEGLRLATHDMVERVKEHDASKRYRAAVQFDEPVSATSLDEAFAELEGTTVEQYTPQRVDHRRAELTRERTVYAIDGEPGITETMADSVETELLEPEDVDTTATIEVHGAGGLYIKELISGDDGRTEPSVAGLLDTGAEVAALDVLAVEGEDEPFERADYFKDEAADGGGESGDAEETGDGDESGDDTGDGE; encoded by the coding sequence ATGACTCTCACGGATGCGGCGGCCGACCTGCTTGCAGGCGGCCCCGTCTGTGACGCCTGCCTCGGGCGGCCGTTCGCCGACCGAAGCTTCGGCCTGCGAAACGACGAGCGCGGCCGGGCGCTACGGACCACGCTGGCCCTCGAGGCGGACGAGCCGTACGAGCCGGTCGACCCCGTCGAGTGCTGGGTCTGCGAGGGCTACTGCGGGACGTTCGATGCGCTCGCCGAGGCCGTCGTCGAGACCCTCGATGGCGTCGACTTCGCTACCTACCAGGTCGGGACGGTCGTCCCGCCGCTGGTCGAGGAGAACGACCGCCTGCTCCGCGAGGACGCCGGCATGGAACCTGACGCCGGCGAACCCCTCAAACGAGAGGTCAATCGCGAGGTCGGCCGCCGCGTCGGCGCGCGAACCGGCGCCGAGGTCGACTTCGACCGGCCGGACGTCCTCTGCATCGTCGACCTCTCGGCGTTCGGCCCGTACGCGATCCTCGAAGACGGCGAAGCCGTCACGGCCCACGCCGTCGACCGTCAGATCAACCCCGCGTTCGTCTACGGCCGCTACCGCAAGATCGAGCGCGACATTCCACAGACGGAGTGGCCCTGCCGGGAGTGTGGCGGCAGCGGCACCCAGCTCACCGACGACGGCGAGGAGCCCTGTGACTACTGCGGCGGCTCGGGCTACCTCTACGACACGAGTATCGAGGAGACGGTTCGCCCGCACGTCGTCGCGGCGATGGACGGCCGTGAGGGCACCTTCCACGGGGCAGGCCGGGAGGACGTCGACGCCCGGATGCTCGGCACCGGCCGCCCGTTCGTTCTCGAGGTCAAACACCCCCACCACCGGACGCCCGACGTCGAGGCGCTCGAAGCCGAGATCAACGAGGCCGCGGCGGGCGCCGTCGAAGTCGAGGGCCTCCGCCTCGCGACCCACGACATGGTCGAACGCGTCAAGGAACACGACGCCAGCAAGCGCTACCGCGCCGCCGTCCAGTTCGACGAGCCGGTGAGCGCGACTTCCCTCGACGAGGCGTTCGCCGAACTCGAGGGAACCACCGTCGAGCAGTACACGCCCCAGCGGGTCGACCACCGCCGGGCCGAGCTGACCCGTGAGCGGACCGTCTACGCCATCGACGGCGAGCCGGGGATCACCGAGACGATGGCCGACAGCGTCGAGACGGAACTCCTGGAGCCAGAAGACGTGGACACCACCGCCACCATCGAGGTCCACGGCGCCGGCGGTCTCTACATCAAGGAACTCATCAGCGGGGACGACGGCCGCACCGAGCCGAGCGTGGCTGGTCTGCTCGACACCGGCGCCGAGGTGGCAGCTCTCGACGTGCTCGCTGTCGAGGGCGAGGACGAACCGTTCGAACGCGCCGACTACTTCAAAGACGAGGCCGCCGACGGCGGAGGCGAATCCGGTGACGCGGAGGAGACTGGCGACGGAGACGAATCCGGCGACGACACCGGTGATGGCGAGTGA
- a CDS encoding S1C family serine protease codes for MDDPAPSRRAFLAAGGGGILAAIAGCAEPGSRAQAGRGDSSLPSAVDFDERADGTVYTGIYADVIDSVAMVTVSGGEDENGEQIGGQGSAFVYDGHLVTNNHVVEGASTIQLQYTNGDWTEAEVVGTDVYSDLAALDVVHRPEAATSLSFTDVLPTVGQEVVAVGNPYGLEGTMSRGIVSGVNRSLPGPNDYDIPNAVQTDAGVNPGNSGGPLLDMDGRVVGMINAGIVEGVGFAISAALATRVLPSLIETGRYEHPRMGVRLREVTPAVAAANDLEEATGVMIVETPRDGPADGVLQGADGQVARDGVPIPVGGDVVVGLAGEPVPDNHALSRVLSLQTSPGQTVAVELIRDGERTTVDLTLGARPVSP; via the coding sequence ATGGACGATCCGGCTCCCTCTCGCAGAGCGTTTCTGGCGGCCGGTGGCGGCGGGATACTGGCCGCCATCGCCGGGTGCGCAGAACCCGGGTCCCGCGCGCAGGCGGGTCGGGGCGACTCCTCGCTCCCCAGCGCCGTCGACTTCGACGAGCGCGCCGACGGAACGGTCTACACCGGGATCTACGCGGACGTCATCGACTCGGTCGCGATGGTGACGGTCAGCGGCGGCGAAGACGAGAACGGCGAACAGATCGGCGGCCAGGGATCGGCGTTCGTCTACGACGGCCACCTCGTGACGAACAACCACGTCGTCGAAGGAGCGAGCACGATCCAGTTGCAGTACACGAACGGCGACTGGACGGAAGCCGAGGTCGTCGGCACCGACGTCTACAGCGACCTGGCCGCCCTGGACGTCGTCCACCGGCCCGAGGCCGCCACCTCGCTCTCGTTCACCGACGTCCTCCCGACCGTCGGCCAGGAGGTCGTCGCGGTGGGCAACCCGTACGGTCTCGAAGGCACGATGAGCCGCGGGATCGTCAGCGGTGTGAACCGCTCGCTCCCGGGCCCGAACGACTACGACATCCCGAACGCCGTCCAGACCGACGCGGGCGTGAATCCGGGCAACAGCGGCGGCCCGCTGCTCGACATGGACGGTCGCGTCGTCGGTATGATCAACGCCGGCATCGTCGAGGGCGTCGGCTTCGCCATCTCGGCCGCGCTGGCGACTCGCGTCCTCCCCAGCCTGATCGAGACCGGCCGATACGAGCACCCGCGGATGGGCGTCAGGCTACGCGAGGTGACGCCCGCCGTCGCGGCCGCCAACGACCTCGAAGAAGCCACCGGCGTCATGATCGTCGAGACGCCCCGCGACGGGCCGGCCGACGGGGTCCTGCAGGGCGCCGACGGACAGGTCGCCCGCGACGGCGTCCCTATCCCCGTCGGCGGCGATGTCGTCGTCGGCCTCGCCGGCGAACCGGTTCCGGACAACCACGCCCTCTCGCGCGTCCTCTCCCTCCAGACGAGCCCCGGCCAGACCGTCGCGGTCGAACTCATCCGCGACGGCGAGCGCACGACCGTCGACCTGACACTCGGCGCCCGGCCGGTCTCCCCCTGA
- a CDS encoding ribbon-helix-helix domain-containing protein — translation MSTDTNAGDGRMEKINVRVPESLSARIDEEWERRGYTSKSEAIRDALRDWVTPPQELSDETLDALSDSRREDRQGETVSVDEARERLGLDD, via the coding sequence ATGAGTACAGACACGAACGCTGGCGATGGCCGGATGGAGAAAATCAACGTCCGCGTCCCGGAATCGCTCTCCGCTCGAATCGACGAAGAGTGGGAACGTCGTGGCTATACGAGCAAGTCGGAGGCGATTCGTGACGCACTCCGGGACTGGGTAACGCCACCGCAGGAACTCTCCGACGAGACACTCGATGCCCTCAGCGATAGCCGTCGGGAGGATCGTCAGGGTGAGACGGTCTCTGTAGACGAAGCACGCGAACGACTTGGACTGGATGACTGA
- a CDS encoding type II toxin-antitoxin system RelE family toxin: protein MTDVEYTETALSQLDALEPQVADRVFNKVDEATEWTDHRLEPLAGYPYYKLRIGDYRAIITWDRSADRLLVEAVGHRRNVYDRHLPP, encoded by the coding sequence ATGACTGACGTCGAGTACACCGAGACGGCCCTATCTCAGTTGGATGCTCTGGAACCCCAGGTAGCCGATCGCGTATTCAACAAGGTCGACGAAGCGACAGAGTGGACCGATCACCGGCTGGAACCGCTTGCCGGATATCCGTACTACAAACTTCGTATCGGGGACTACCGAGCTATCATCACCTGGGATCGGTCGGCGGATCGACTGCTCGTTGAGGCCGTCGGCCACCGACGAAACGTGTACGATCGCCATCTTCCTCCGTAA